In Actinomycetota bacterium, the following proteins share a genomic window:
- a CDS encoding DUF3500 domain-containing protein, which translates to MTAEMTQAAVRVLGSLDDAQRAKAVRTFPDDEDRRAWYYTPGPRTGLALGEMTPAQATDVHRLLATALSMSGYAKATAICALERVLDRVEGWDRNRDPSLYHLTVFGSPGEHAWGWRFEGHHVSVNVALVGDEVASTPLFLGANPAVVPGATRPLGDEEDAARDLLDTLGPTQLELAVVAEEAPPDILTSNHPAVDPAVMTGGIPGGVLRPDQQSLLARLVRVYLDRLPRALADARYERMEVERLSFAWAGPAAPGRRHYYRVWGPGFLAEYDNTQDDANHIHAVMRDPEGDFGEDLLRAHLREEH; encoded by the coding sequence GTGACGGCCGAGATGACCCAGGCCGCCGTCCGGGTGCTCGGCTCCCTGGACGACGCGCAGCGCGCCAAGGCGGTCCGGACCTTCCCCGACGACGAGGACCGACGCGCCTGGTACTACACCCCCGGCCCCCGGACGGGGCTGGCGCTCGGGGAGATGACGCCTGCCCAGGCGACGGACGTCCACCGCCTCCTGGCGACGGCGCTCAGCATGTCCGGGTACGCCAAGGCGACCGCGATCTGCGCGCTCGAGCGGGTCCTCGACCGCGTGGAGGGCTGGGACCGCAACCGCGATCCCTCCCTCTACCACCTGACCGTCTTCGGCTCCCCCGGCGAGCACGCGTGGGGGTGGCGGTTCGAGGGCCATCACGTGTCCGTCAACGTCGCGCTCGTGGGAGACGAGGTGGCGTCGACGCCGCTGTTCCTGGGCGCCAACCCGGCCGTCGTGCCGGGCGCGACCCGTCCCCTGGGGGACGAGGAGGACGCGGCCCGCGACCTCCTGGACACGCTGGGGCCGACGCAGCTCGAGCTGGCGGTCGTGGCCGAGGAGGCTCCCCCGGACATCCTCACGTCCAACCATCCCGCGGTCGACCCCGCGGTCATGACCGGCGGCATCCCGGGCGGCGTGCTGCGTCCGGACCAGCAGTCGCTCCTCGCCCGCCTCGTCCGCGTCTACCTCGACCGGCTCCCCCGCGCGTTGGCCGACGCTCGGTACGAGCGGATGGAGGTCGAGCGGCTCTCGTTCGCGTGGGCCGGGCCGGCCGCGCCTGGGCGCCGTCACTACTACCGCGTCTGGGGGCCCGGTTTCCTCGCCGAGTACGACAACACCCAGGACGACGCCAACCACATCCATGCCGTCATGCGCGACCCCGAAGGGGACTTCGGCGAGGATCTCCTACGCGCGCACCTGCGCGAGGAGCATTAG
- the cimA gene encoding citramalate synthase has protein sequence MSERRVDLFDTTLRDGAQMEGLTLTVDDKLRLAAKIDELGVQYIEGGWPGSNPKDEEFFRRAPDELRLKHARLVAFSSTRRANVTPGKDTNLRALVAAGTPVACIVGKSWDLQVREALRTTLDENLKMVSDSVRYLKRHFDEVLFDAEHFFDGYKRNERYALQVLEAAAGSGADVLVLCDTNGGCLPDEVGRITAEVVARFDMAIGIHCHNDCEVGVANSLAAVDAGAVHVQGTMNGYGERCGNANLLSIAANLALKKGVECLPDGHVGKLTEVAHFVAEVCNRSLSPNQPFVGSSAFAHKAGLHASAVARRRDLYEHIEPELVGNVRHLVVSELAGRSTIVIKAQELGVDIGGERTVTGVLRHIKELEHVGYHFEAADGSFELLLRRATGWEQEFFRIESFRTITESDGRGGVSSEATVKLYARGERIISTAEGNGPVNALDAALRSALAGLYPELTQIHLADYKVRILDESKGTGAVTRVLIESTDGEKEWGTVGVSENIIEASWEALLDGYVYGLLHRSGR, from the coding sequence ATGTCTGAGCGTCGTGTCGACCTGTTCGACACGACGCTGCGCGACGGCGCGCAGATGGAGGGGCTGACGCTCACCGTCGACGACAAGCTCCGCCTGGCTGCCAAGATCGACGAGCTGGGGGTCCAGTACATCGAGGGCGGCTGGCCGGGCTCCAACCCGAAGGACGAGGAGTTCTTCCGCCGGGCTCCCGACGAGCTGCGGCTGAAGCACGCACGGCTCGTCGCGTTCTCGTCGACCCGCCGGGCGAACGTCACCCCCGGGAAGGACACGAACCTGCGCGCGCTGGTCGCAGCCGGCACCCCGGTCGCGTGCATCGTCGGCAAGTCGTGGGACCTGCAGGTGCGCGAGGCCCTGCGGACGACGCTCGACGAGAACCTGAAGATGGTGTCGGACTCGGTCCGCTACCTCAAGCGACACTTCGACGAGGTCCTGTTCGACGCCGAGCACTTCTTCGATGGGTACAAGCGCAACGAGCGATACGCCCTGCAGGTCCTCGAAGCTGCGGCGGGGTCGGGCGCCGACGTCCTCGTCCTGTGCGACACGAACGGGGGCTGCCTGCCCGACGAGGTGGGACGCATCACGGCGGAGGTCGTGGCACGGTTCGACATGGCGATCGGCATCCATTGCCACAACGACTGCGAGGTCGGAGTGGCGAACTCGCTGGCGGCGGTCGACGCCGGCGCTGTGCACGTGCAGGGCACGATGAACGGGTACGGCGAGCGCTGCGGGAACGCGAACCTGCTCTCGATCGCGGCCAACCTCGCCCTCAAGAAGGGCGTCGAGTGCCTCCCGGACGGCCACGTGGGCAAGCTGACCGAGGTCGCACACTTCGTGGCCGAGGTGTGCAACCGGTCGCTCAGCCCGAACCAGCCGTTCGTGGGGTCCAGCGCGTTCGCGCACAAGGCCGGCCTCCACGCCTCCGCGGTCGCCCGTCGCCGCGACCTCTACGAGCACATCGAGCCCGAGCTCGTCGGCAACGTCCGCCACCTCGTCGTGAGCGAGCTCGCCGGACGTTCGACGATCGTGATCAAGGCGCAGGAGCTGGGGGTCGATATCGGCGGGGAGAGGACGGTCACCGGCGTCCTGCGCCACATAAAGGAGCTCGAGCACGTCGGGTACCACTTCGAGGCGGCCGACGGATCCTTCGAGCTGCTGCTCCGGCGGGCGACCGGCTGGGAGCAGGAGTTCTTCAGGATCGAGTCCTTCCGCACCATCACCGAGTCGGACGGGCGCGGGGGCGTCTCGAGCGAGGCGACCGTGAAGCTCTACGCGCGCGGCGAGCGCATCATCTCCACGGCGGAGGGGAACGGTCCGGTCAACGCGTTGGACGCCGCCCTGCGCAGCGCGCTCGCGGGGCTCTACCCGGAGCTAACCCAGATCCACCTCGCCGACTACAAGGTGCGCATCCTCGACGAGAGCAAAGGCACGGGAGCGGTCACCAGGGTCCTCATCGAGTCGACGGACGGCGAGAAGGAGTGGGGGACGGTGGGGGTCTCGGAGAACATCATCGAGGCGTCCTGGGAGGCGCTCCTCGATGGCTACGTCTACGGCCTGCTCCACCGGTCCGGTCGGTAG
- a CDS encoding maleylpyruvate isomerase family mycothiol-dependent enzyme: MAEGDQVLVDHLEEVWGSISELCEGLSEQEWKTMTDLPGWSVQDNVSHIVDIEQRLDGRPGPEHTPADLSHTRSEFGALNEVGVDWRRSRTGAEVLEEFRTTTSERLARFRAYGPDDFEADSWTPLGPGKVRDLLPIRTLDCWVHEQDIRRALGRPGHTSGPAAETALDRLFGAFGYVVGKKAGVPEGTVVRLSVEGSRTVTVGMTDGRAGPAPDDAEPDAEIVCDLPTYIALATGRWDRSTALQRGVLKLGGDEDMAGRVADALNVMP; the protein is encoded by the coding sequence ATGGCCGAAGGGGACCAGGTTCTGGTGGACCACCTCGAGGAGGTCTGGGGCTCGATCTCCGAGCTCTGCGAGGGGCTGTCCGAGCAGGAGTGGAAGACGATGACCGACCTCCCGGGGTGGTCGGTCCAGGACAACGTCTCCCACATCGTCGACATCGAGCAGCGACTGGACGGGCGCCCGGGTCCGGAGCACACCCCGGCCGACCTGTCCCATACGCGCAGCGAGTTCGGCGCGCTCAACGAGGTGGGCGTGGACTGGCGCCGCTCACGCACGGGAGCCGAGGTCCTCGAGGAGTTCCGGACGACCACCTCGGAGCGCCTGGCCAGGTTCCGGGCCTACGGGCCCGACGATTTCGAGGCGGACTCCTGGACCCCGCTCGGCCCGGGGAAGGTCCGGGACCTCCTCCCGATCAGGACGCTCGACTGCTGGGTCCACGAGCAGGACATCCGCCGCGCCCTCGGACGTCCGGGCCACACGTCCGGACCGGCCGCCGAGACGGCGCTGGACAGGCTGTTCGGCGCGTTCGGGTACGTGGTGGGCAAGAAGGCGGGGGTCCCGGAAGGGACGGTCGTGCGGCTGAGCGTGGAGGGCTCCCGAACCGTCACCGTCGGGATGACCGATGGACGGGCGGGTCCGGCCCCCGACGACGCCGAACCCGACGCGGAGATCGTCTGCGACCTCCCCACCTACATCGCCCTGGCCACCGGACGGTGGGACCGCTCGACCGCGCTCCAACGCGGGGTCCTGAAGCTCGGGGGGGACGAGGACATGGCCGGGCGCGTGGCGGACGCGCTCAACGTCATGCCGTGA
- a CDS encoding LemA family protein, translating into MEAFYGGLGALLVLGVAVLISYNRFVEQRNLIRNSWSNVETELQRRYDLIPNLVESVKGYAAHERHVLERVTEARAAASRDHGSPGHQAATERRLVAAMRQLLAVVESYPALKASHHFLRLQDELVNTEDRLAAARRFYNANVRDLNRRVQSIPSNLVASAFGFTEQEYFEVDEVVRRSGPPRVDVTS; encoded by the coding sequence ATGGAGGCGTTCTACGGCGGGCTGGGCGCGCTGCTCGTGCTCGGCGTGGCCGTCCTGATCTCATACAACCGCTTCGTCGAGCAGCGGAACCTGATCCGCAACTCCTGGTCGAACGTGGAGACGGAGCTCCAGCGCCGCTACGACCTGATCCCCAACCTCGTGGAGAGCGTGAAGGGGTACGCGGCCCACGAGCGCCACGTGCTCGAGCGGGTTACGGAGGCGCGGGCGGCCGCCTCCCGAGACCACGGGTCGCCCGGCCACCAGGCCGCCACAGAACGCCGACTGGTGGCCGCGATGCGCCAGCTCCTCGCCGTCGTCGAGAGCTACCCGGCGCTGAAGGCGAGCCATCACTTCCTGCGACTGCAGGACGAGCTCGTGAACACCGAGGACCGGCTCGCCGCGGCCAGGCGCTTCTACAACGCCAACGTCCGCGACCTCAACCGGCGTGTCCAGTCGATACCGTCGAACCTGGTCGCGTCCGCGTTCGGGTTCACCGAGCAGGAGTACTTCGAGGTGGACGAGGTCGTGCGCCGGTCCGGGCCCCCCCGGGTGGACGTGACATCGTGA
- the gltX gene encoding glutamate--tRNA ligase: protein MSVRVRFAPNPSGELHVGSARAALFNWLFARHHGGAFVLRIEDTDPATARPEFIEPILDGLRWLGLDWDEGPDVGGPYGPYRQSERRELHLKTIERLVDAGAVYRDYCTPDEVRARGTARGYDRHCRDLGPDQVAAFEAEGRPYALRFRVPERTIVLNDVVRGDVTVEWKDVQDFVIARSDGTPTFVLANVSDDLAMDITHAIRGEDLLSAAVQNLLVYEALGETPPVYVHLPLILDEQRKKLSKRKMATGMHAFRAAGYLSEALVNFLSLLGWSPGSGEEILPRERIVSEFDLDRVLHHGAVFDREKLDWMNQEYMKALSADEFEARVLELHPEVPAEVLRRAVELDMVQTRVRTLSEVPQAIHYLHTRPAVDPGARDKVLATEDARAVLSRTADALERVEPWTHEAIWEAVQAVAEEVGLNKRKATAPIRVAISGSQVSLPLPESIFVIGREESVARLREAV, encoded by the coding sequence ATGAGCGTACGGGTCCGGTTCGCGCCCAACCCCTCGGGAGAGCTGCACGTCGGCTCCGCCCGGGCCGCCCTGTTCAACTGGCTGTTCGCTCGGCATCACGGCGGCGCGTTCGTCCTGCGGATAGAGGACACCGACCCCGCCACGGCGCGGCCCGAGTTCATCGAGCCGATCCTGGACGGGCTGCGCTGGCTCGGCCTCGACTGGGACGAGGGTCCGGACGTGGGGGGCCCGTACGGACCGTACCGTCAGTCGGAACGACGGGAGCTGCACCTGAAGACGATCGAGCGGCTCGTGGATGCGGGCGCGGTGTACCGCGACTACTGCACGCCCGACGAGGTGAGAGCGCGAGGCACGGCCCGCGGCTACGACCGCCACTGCCGGGACCTCGGGCCGGACCAGGTGGCGGCCTTCGAGGCGGAGGGCCGTCCGTACGCGCTGCGCTTCCGGGTGCCCGAGCGCACGATCGTCCTGAACGACGTCGTACGGGGGGACGTGACGGTGGAGTGGAAGGACGTCCAGGACTTCGTGATAGCGCGCTCGGACGGCACCCCCACCTTCGTGCTGGCCAACGTCTCCGACGACCTGGCGATGGACATCACCCACGCCATCCGCGGCGAGGACCTCCTCTCGGCGGCCGTTCAGAACCTCCTCGTCTACGAGGCGCTCGGAGAGACGCCGCCGGTCTACGTGCACCTGCCGCTGATCCTGGACGAGCAGCGCAAGAAGCTCTCGAAGCGGAAGATGGCCACGGGCATGCACGCGTTCCGCGCGGCCGGCTACCTGTCCGAGGCCCTGGTGAACTTCCTCTCCCTGCTCGGGTGGTCGCCGGGGTCGGGGGAGGAGATCCTCCCTCGCGAACGGATCGTCTCCGAGTTCGACCTCGACCGCGTGCTGCACCACGGAGCGGTCTTCGACCGCGAGAAGCTCGACTGGATGAACCAGGAGTACATGAAGGCGCTGTCGGCCGACGAGTTCGAGGCCCGGGTGCTCGAGCTGCACCCGGAGGTGCCGGCGGAGGTCCTGCGCCGAGCGGTCGAGCTCGACATGGTCCAGACGCGCGTCCGGACCCTGTCCGAGGTTCCGCAGGCGATCCACTACCTGCACACGCGTCCGGCCGTGGACCCGGGTGCGCGGGACAAGGTGCTCGCGACCGAGGATGCGAGAGCCGTGCTCTCCCGAACCGCCGACGCCCTCGAGCGCGTGGAGCCCTGGACCCACGAGGCCATCTGGGAGGCCGTCCAGGCCGTCGCCGAGGAGGTCGGCCTCAACAAGCGCAAGGCGACCGCCCCCATACGCGTCGCCATCTCCGGGTCGCAGGTCTCCCTCCCGCTGCCCGAGTCCATCTTCGTGATCGGGCGCGAGGAGTCGGTCGCGCGCCTGCGCGAGGCCGTCTGA
- a CDS encoding thioesterase family protein, translating to MDNRFDRDTALKRTDQDLFEGRIDGGWWIVRGPNGGYIASIVLRAMTMTVADPTRHPRSMTVHYVRPPVEGPVTVRTVAERTGRTLSTVSARMEQDGKLVALALGAFSGPFGGSVEFSEIEMPDAPPPESLPLRPEREGDLPFLDRFDFRWAVGVAPLGEGGEAVSGAWIRPSEPRVADALLVAQLMDAWAPAVFSKVMPPAGVPTIDLTIHFRRSLPVPGATPDDYLLGVFRTRTAHDGFIEEDGELWTRDGLLLAQSRQLAILIPGRA from the coding sequence GTGGACAACAGATTCGACCGCGACACGGCGCTGAAGCGCACCGACCAGGACCTCTTCGAGGGACGCATCGACGGGGGCTGGTGGATCGTCCGGGGCCCCAACGGCGGCTACATCGCCTCGATCGTCCTGCGCGCGATGACCATGACCGTGGCGGACCCGACGCGCCACCCGCGGTCGATGACCGTCCACTACGTGCGCCCACCCGTGGAGGGTCCGGTGACGGTCCGGACGGTGGCCGAGCGCACCGGGCGCACCCTGTCCACGGTCTCCGCCCGGATGGAGCAGGACGGCAAGCTCGTGGCCCTGGCGCTGGGAGCGTTCTCGGGTCCGTTCGGGGGGTCCGTGGAGTTCTCGGAGATCGAGATGCCGGACGCGCCGCCACCGGAGTCGCTCCCGCTCCGTCCGGAGCGCGAGGGCGACCTCCCGTTCCTGGACCGCTTCGATTTCCGGTGGGCGGTCGGCGTGGCGCCGCTCGGCGAGGGAGGCGAAGCCGTCTCGGGAGCCTGGATCCGCCCGAGCGAGCCGCGGGTCGCCGACGCGCTGCTCGTCGCCCAGCTGATGGACGCCTGGGCGCCGGCCGTCTTCAGCAAGGTCATGCCGCCGGCGGGCGTGCCGACCATCGACCTCACGATCCACTTCCGGCGGTCGCTCCCGGTCCCGGGGGCGACCCCGGACGACTACCTGCTCGGCGTGTTCCGCACCCGGACCGCCCACGACGGCTTCATCGAGGAGGACGGGGAGCTGTGGACGCGGGATGGACTCCTCCTCGCCCAGTCCAGGCAGCTCGCCATCCTGATCCCCGGGCGCGCCTAG
- a CDS encoding DUF3137 domain-containing protein, whose product MDPAILFVLFAIVAVAFGIWSWMREQQRREAWFLAANQLGFEYSREDPFSIVRMPFSLFRKGDGRGAENVAWGRWKDLDVRVFDYWYYTESTDSKGNTSRSYSRFTCAMTPVPDAWPHLSVTRETVLSRLGDFVGFRDIQFESDEFNRCFQVKSSDPRFASYLIDPRMMQWLLDGNTRWSFEMNAGWLLVWSGRLREPKLHGHLYALAGFLRQVPKVVHEVFGSR is encoded by the coding sequence ATGGACCCCGCGATCCTCTTCGTCCTGTTCGCGATAGTCGCCGTAGCCTTCGGGATCTGGTCGTGGATGCGCGAGCAGCAGCGTCGGGAGGCCTGGTTCCTCGCCGCGAACCAGCTCGGCTTCGAGTACTCACGCGAGGACCCGTTCTCCATCGTGCGGATGCCCTTCTCCCTGTTCCGGAAGGGGGACGGCCGTGGCGCCGAGAACGTCGCCTGGGGCCGCTGGAAGGACCTGGACGTCCGGGTCTTCGACTACTGGTACTACACCGAGAGCACCGACTCGAAGGGCAACACGTCGCGAAGCTACTCCAGGTTCACGTGTGCGATGACGCCCGTCCCCGATGCCTGGCCGCACCTCAGCGTGACGCGGGAGACGGTCCTGTCGCGGCTCGGCGACTTCGTCGGGTTCCGCGACATCCAGTTCGAGTCCGACGAGTTCAACCGGTGCTTCCAGGTGAAGTCGTCCGATCCCCGTTTCGCGAGCTACCTGATCGACCCGCGCATGATGCAGTGGCTGCTGGACGGCAACACCCGGTGGTCGTTCGAGATGAACGCCGGCTGGCTGCTCGTCTGGAGCGGCCGCCTGCGGGAGCCGAAGCTGCATGGACACCTGTACGCGCTGGCGGGCTTCCTGCGCCAGGTGCCGAAGGTCGTCCACGAGGTGTTCGGCTCCCGGTAG
- a CDS encoding branched-chain amino acid transaminase: MPITKTEKIWMDGELVAWDEANIHILTHTLHYGLGVFEGIRAYKTARGPAVFRLTDHIVRLHNSAKMFMIDLEYSVEELVEATKETVRVNGMSEGCYIRPIVYLGYGEMGLNPLPAPVNVSIAVWPWGAYLGDEGITHGVRMKISSWRRHDPNIMPPAAKGTGMYINSQLAKVEALKAGYDEAIMLSPQGYVSECTGENLFIVRGGKLLTPPISAGALEGITQDSIVRIATDLGYEVEARNILRSDLYTCEEAFCTGTAAEVVPIRSVDDREIGDPGPITKKIQETFFAAVRGEVETYGDWNEYV; encoded by the coding sequence ATGCCGATCACGAAGACCGAGAAGATCTGGATGGACGGGGAGCTCGTCGCGTGGGACGAGGCGAACATCCACATCCTCACCCACACGCTGCACTACGGGCTGGGCGTGTTCGAGGGCATCCGGGCGTACAAGACCGCGCGCGGACCGGCCGTCTTCCGGCTGACCGACCACATCGTCCGTCTCCACAACAGCGCCAAGATGTTCATGATCGACCTCGAGTACTCCGTGGAGGAGCTGGTCGAGGCGACGAAGGAGACCGTCCGGGTCAACGGGATGAGCGAGGGGTGCTACATCCGCCCCATCGTGTACCTGGGGTACGGCGAGATGGGGCTCAACCCGCTCCCGGCTCCCGTGAACGTGTCCATCGCCGTCTGGCCGTGGGGCGCGTACCTCGGCGACGAGGGGATCACCCACGGCGTGCGGATGAAGATCTCCTCGTGGCGCCGCCACGACCCCAACATCATGCCGCCAGCCGCGAAGGGGACCGGCATGTACATCAACTCGCAGCTCGCCAAGGTCGAGGCACTGAAGGCGGGCTACGACGAGGCGATCATGCTCTCCCCACAGGGCTACGTGAGCGAGTGCACCGGGGAGAACCTGTTCATCGTGCGGGGCGGGAAGCTCCTCACCCCCCCGATCTCCGCAGGGGCTCTCGAGGGCATCACCCAGGACTCGATCGTCCGGATCGCCACCGATCTCGGGTACGAGGTGGAGGCCCGCAACATCCTCCGCAGCGACCTGTACACGTGCGAGGAGGCCTTCTGCACGGGGACGGCCGCCGAGGTGGTTCCGATCCGCTCGGTCGACGACCGGGAGATCGGCGATCCCGGGCCGATCACCAAGAAGATCCAGGAGACCTTCTTCGCCGCCGTCCGGGGTGAGGTCGAGACCTACGGCGATTGGAACGAGTATGTCTGA
- a CDS encoding fumarylacetoacetate hydrolase family protein, which translates to MRFARFAIGSTIGYGIVTDDGIRAMTTTPFLPWQETDEVFDPVDVRLLAPVLPSKVVAVGLNYADHAAERNKPLPSEPLLFLKPSTSVIGHRETILLPPQSERVDHEAELAVVIGRAARDLDPDEAGEAILGYTCANDVTARDLQDRDVQFTRAKGFDTFCPLGPHIVTDVDPSSLEISCLVNGAVRQSSNTKELIFPPAVLVSYVSSVMTLLPGDVILTGTPAGIGPLGDGDTVTVEVSGVGALENRVASR; encoded by the coding sequence ATGCGATTCGCTCGCTTCGCCATCGGGTCGACCATCGGCTACGGGATCGTCACGGACGACGGCATCCGGGCCATGACGACGACACCTTTCCTCCCCTGGCAGGAGACGGATGAGGTGTTCGATCCGGTCGACGTCCGGCTCCTCGCGCCGGTCCTGCCGTCGAAGGTCGTGGCGGTCGGGCTCAACTACGCCGACCACGCCGCGGAGCGCAACAAGCCGCTGCCGTCCGAGCCCTTGCTGTTCCTGAAGCCGTCCACCTCGGTGATCGGCCACCGGGAGACGATCCTGCTCCCGCCGCAGTCGGAACGCGTGGACCACGAGGCGGAGCTGGCCGTCGTCATCGGCCGCGCCGCCCGCGACCTCGACCCGGACGAGGCAGGCGAGGCGATCCTGGGCTACACGTGCGCGAACGACGTGACCGCGCGGGACCTGCAGGACCGCGACGTGCAGTTCACGCGCGCGAAGGGGTTCGACACCTTCTGCCCGCTCGGCCCCCACATCGTGACCGACGTCGACCCTTCCTCCCTGGAGATCAGCTGCCTGGTGAACGGGGCGGTCCGGCAGTCCTCGAACACGAAGGAGCTGATCTTCCCGCCCGCGGTCCTCGTGTCCTACGTGTCCTCGGTCATGACGCTGCTCCCGGGGGACGTGATCCTGACCGGCACCCCGGCCGGGATCGGCCCGCTGGGCGACGGCGACACGGTGACGGTCGAGGTCTCGGGCGTCGGAGCCCTCGAGAACCGGGTGGCGTCGAGATGA
- a CDS encoding 3-isopropylmalate dehydrogenase: protein MDERSYRIAVIPGDGTAPEVVREGLKVLDAAESAFGFRTERVSYDLGAQRYMDTGETLPDPVLDELRQMDAIYFGAVGLPGAVKPGVLERGIILRLRFELDLYVNLRPVKLYRGVPCPIVGKGPEDIDFVVVRENTEGLYADAGGFHYRHTPDEVALQTSVNTRRGVERVIRYAYEYTRRRDKDRRLHFAGKTNVLTYAHDLWDRVFNEVGEEYPDIDREYGHVDAICFWFVQNPEWFDVIVTDNQLGDIITDLGAAIQGGMGVAASANLNPDGVSMFEPIGGTAPSFTGQDVINPMAAIGALQMMLDHLGERDAAQGVERAMEQVFPRLEGMGAGQMGYSTTEVGDMVASSVDR, encoded by the coding sequence TTGGACGAACGCAGTTACCGCATCGCGGTCATCCCGGGGGACGGGACGGCGCCCGAGGTCGTGCGCGAGGGGCTGAAGGTGCTGGACGCCGCGGAGTCGGCCTTCGGGTTCCGCACGGAGCGGGTCTCCTACGACCTGGGAGCCCAGCGCTACATGGACACCGGGGAGACCCTGCCCGACCCCGTCCTCGACGAGCTGCGTCAGATGGACGCCATCTACTTCGGCGCGGTCGGGCTCCCGGGGGCCGTGAAGCCGGGGGTCCTGGAGCGCGGCATCATCCTCCGGCTGCGCTTCGAGCTCGACCTGTACGTCAACCTCCGGCCCGTGAAGCTCTACCGCGGCGTGCCGTGCCCGATCGTCGGCAAGGGACCCGAGGACATCGACTTCGTCGTCGTCCGGGAGAACACGGAGGGCCTGTACGCCGACGCGGGTGGGTTCCATTACAGACACACACCCGACGAGGTGGCGTTGCAGACGAGCGTGAACACGCGCCGGGGGGTCGAGCGGGTGATCCGGTACGCCTACGAGTACACGCGCCGCCGCGACAAGGACCGCAGGCTGCACTTCGCCGGTAAGACGAACGTGCTCACGTACGCCCACGACCTGTGGGACAGGGTGTTCAACGAGGTGGGCGAGGAGTACCCGGACATAGATCGCGAGTACGGACACGTCGACGCCATCTGCTTCTGGTTCGTCCAGAACCCCGAGTGGTTCGACGTGATCGTGACGGACAACCAGCTCGGCGACATCATCACCGACCTGGGGGCGGCGATCCAAGGGGGCATGGGGGTCGCCGCGTCCGCCAACCTCAACCCGGACGGCGTCTCGATGTTCGAGCCGATCGGCGGGACGGCGCCGAGCTTCACGGGACAGGACGTCATCAACCCCATGGCCGCGATCGGGGCGCTGCAGATGATGCTCGACCACCTGGGCGAGCGCGACGCCGCCCAGGGGGTGGAGCGGGCCATGGAGCAGGTCTTCCCGCGTCTGGAGGGGATGGGAGCGGGGCAGATGGGATACTCGACCACGGAGGTCGGCGACATGGTCGCATCCTCCGTCGACCGATAG